The genomic DNA CCCTCAACGCCCAAACCAGTCAGCAGAACTCAATTGTTGCCAAACTTAAGCAAAACATGGTGATGCTGGAGGGCAAACTCTCTGAAGCCCGTACCAAGAAAGATATGTACGTTGCCAGGGCACGATCGGCAAAAGCCTCACAGCAGTTGAATGAAATGCTCGATCGAGTCAGCCCAACCGGAGCAATGGCAGCCTTCGAGCGCATGGAAGAAAAGGTGCTGCAACTGGAAGCGAGAGCCGAGGCAACTGCAGAACTCAATGAAGGGGATGAAATTGCTAAGCGATTTGAAGCCCTGGAAAGCGGTGGTGATGTTGATTCAGAACTGGCAGCCATGAAAGCTCGGCTTTTACAAGGCTCAAGTTCCACCGGTCTTCCTGCTGCCAACAAGACCACTGATCCTGAAGTTGAGGCAGATTTGAAAAAGCTTCGATCGCAGCTAGAAGAAATTTAGCAGGTGAGTGAAGCCACCATAAACATTGCCGGAACGCATCTTCAAAATAGTACGTCCTTGAATAAAAATGCACAGCCAGAGGTTAGCGATGCATCAGCGTTCAGGATTACTGTTTGTTCTGGCAACAGGTCTGCTTCAAGGATGCCAACTGCTCAATGTTCAGCCAGAACTTTGCACAATGGAGGGTGTCCCTGCGTTGACAGTGCGCGTTACGGATGAAACAGGAAAGTCTCTTTTGAATCGATCGACTATCCGGGTACAAGATGGGAGTTATGTTGATTCACTCACCGTCACGGATGCAGCCCTACCTTCTGCCAGTCTGGCATATGAGCGATCGGGCAACTATGAGGTACGGGTCGATCGAGCAGGATATCAACCCTGGATACAGAAAAATGTGCGGGTTCGTAAAGGCGAATGTCATGTCCAAACGATCGAGCTAGAAGCAAAGCTGGAGAAATTAAACGAATAGCAGCATGGAATTACAGCTCGAACAAACAACCTTGGTACAAAGTTCCCATGCTAAGAAAATCTGGCATTGGTGAATAAGGATGAATGCTCTCAATTTGCCAATCGCATTACCCCCAAATCCCCCAATCTAGGAACTTTTATCGCTCAAACCATTAATCAAACAATGGCGGCAGGTTGTCAATTAACCATTGCTCAATTCGTTCTGGTTCATGCTGATCAATTGCGGTTTGGATGACCTCCGCCGAAATTTTTCCCTGCTCATAGGCTTTCAGTAACCGATAGAGCTTGAGAATCGAGCAATCTTGAATGACCCCAGCCAGCAGTAGATGCTCGATTTGCAGCGAGAATTTTTGTACAGTCATGGATTGTCAGCGTTTAAGTCCTACATCTCATTCATGCCCCCTCTCTAGAAAAAATAATCACTGACTTGCATTCTGACCTCCGATCACCTGCTTTCTACTCAAGCCCCGCAAACAAAGCTGCCCAGTCGATCGTTTCAGGGCGCGTTCCCTGATTGATAATCTCAAAGATTTTTCTATTCGTAGAGGCAAGATTCAAGCATTCCACGCAAGCAGCAGCAACATCGATGCGGCTCGTTTGTCCGGAAAGGGTATCACCTGTACTAACGACAATACCCTGTTTGCCCTGTGTGGTTGCCTTCAATAAGGTATTGAGATCGTAAGAAGTATAAGGGCCATCGATCAGCCGCCCGGGGCGAATAATCGTGTAAGGCAATCCAGCTTGAATAATGGCAGACTCACCCTGTTGTTTGGCATCCAGCACGCCAAATCCGTTCAGCAAGTTGTAGGGTGTT from Trichocoleus sp. includes the following:
- a CDS encoding carboxypeptidase-like regulatory domain-containing protein, giving the protein MHQRSGLLFVLATGLLQGCQLLNVQPELCTMEGVPALTVRVTDETGKSLLNRSTIRVQDGSYVDSLTVTDAALPSASLAYERSGNYEVRVDRAGYQPWIQKNVRVRKGECHVQTIELEAKLEKLNE
- a CDS encoding PspA/IM30 family protein; translation: MGLFDRIGRIIRANLGGLVNQAEDPEKILEQTVIDMQNDLIQLRQAVAQAIATQKRTERQASQSQTNANEWYQRAQLALQKGDEVLAREALTRRKSFQDTADALNAQTSQQNSIVAKLKQNMVMLEGKLSEARTKKDMYVARARSAKASQQLNEMLDRVSPTGAMAAFERMEEKVLQLEARAEATAELNEGDEIAKRFEALESGGDVDSELAAMKARLLQGSSSTGLPAANKTTDPEVEADLKKLRSQLEEI